From a region of the Paenibacillus lutimineralis genome:
- a CDS encoding polysaccharide deacetylase family protein, translated as METLLIWLFYISSLYAFIPGLITRLFGYRVFKHGSNKDEFALTFDDGPDHYYTPQLLDLLERYDAKATFFVVGSNAEKNPELIRRMHEDGHLIGIHNYVHKTNWLMGPGAVKKQIQKTNKIIHEVTGKDTHYYRPPWGIVNLFDFANRGDVQIVLWSAMFSDWRKRIGAERLTKRMMKKLGGGEVFLLHDCGATLGADNEAPREMLIALERVLEEAQKRGLRSVRIDRLMETDSSLKHNKRVEKAADSARSLSWWKRWVVALWLLWEKLFHLMFHLHTTNEQDPIFHFRSRPYHGESVELTDGTMLQAGDEVLELHLDNKKLFQIGMKSKSTVHLAIQMIRQVEKALPEIARYVVDHPELHNVKALYGVTMINRGPEKFGFTVTDLPKGFFASSSRIYLKFLMRVIHPDGGTRLKQAPELLVPKLILMPIDLLMKKYLNDGSHHRIKHDRLVEEEEETVISSTLPCR; from the coding sequence ATGGAGACTTTGCTGATATGGCTGTTTTACATTTCATCGTTGTATGCTTTTATACCAGGGCTGATCACGCGTCTGTTTGGTTATCGTGTCTTCAAGCATGGTTCGAACAAGGATGAATTTGCCCTTACCTTTGATGATGGTCCAGACCATTATTATACTCCTCAGCTCCTCGATTTGCTGGAACGGTATGATGCCAAGGCTACTTTTTTTGTTGTTGGTTCCAATGCGGAGAAAAATCCTGAGCTGATCAGACGGATGCACGAAGATGGGCATTTGATCGGAATCCATAATTATGTTCATAAGACGAATTGGCTGATGGGTCCGGGTGCCGTGAAGAAGCAAATTCAGAAGACGAATAAGATTATCCATGAGGTTACGGGCAAAGATACACATTACTATAGACCGCCGTGGGGAATTGTGAATTTGTTCGACTTCGCTAACCGAGGCGATGTCCAGATTGTGCTCTGGTCGGCAATGTTCAGCGATTGGCGCAAGCGCATCGGAGCTGAACGCTTAACGAAGCGGATGATGAAGAAGCTCGGCGGCGGCGAAGTATTTTTGCTACATGATTGCGGAGCTACACTGGGGGCTGATAATGAAGCTCCAAGGGAAATGCTAATAGCCCTGGAGCGAGTGCTGGAGGAAGCGCAGAAGCGGGGCTTGCGTAGCGTTCGGATCGACCGCTTGATGGAGACAGACAGTAGCCTGAAGCATAACAAGAGAGTAGAGAAGGCTGCAGATAGCGCCCGCTCATTAAGCTGGTGGAAGCGATGGGTCGTGGCATTATGGCTCCTCTGGGAGAAGCTGTTCCACTTGATGTTTCATCTGCATACGACGAATGAACAGGACCCGATTTTTCATTTCCGCAGCCGTCCTTATCATGGTGAGTCGGTTGAATTGACGGACGGAACGATGCTGCAGGCTGGTGATGAGGTGCTGGAGCTGCATTTAGATAATAAGAAGCTGTTCCAGATCGGCATGAAGTCGAAATCGACTGTTCACTTGGCCATTCAGATGATCAGGCAGGTGGAGAAGGCGCTACCCGAGATTGCCAGATACGTGGTCGACCATCCTGAACTGCATAATGTAAAGGCGTTGTATGGAGTGACAATGATTAACCGGGGACCAGAGAAATTCGGCTTTACAGTTACGGATTTGCCGAAGGGGTTCTTTGCTAGTTCTTCGCGAATCTATTTGAAATTCCTGATGAGAGTGATCCACCCAGATGGAGGGACAAGATTGAAGCAGGCACCGGAGCTATTGGTGCCGAAGTTGATTCTGATGCCGATAGATCTACTGATGAAGAAATATCTCAACGATGGTTCCCATCACCGGATTAAGCATGACAGGCTCGTCGAGGAGGAAGAAGAGACGGTCATCAGCTCCACCCTTCCTTGTCGGTAA
- a CDS encoding peptidoglycan D,D-transpeptidase FtsI family protein translates to MFSIFFAVYTLRIAWIQTHAAFAAVTSSGKTINELAVRQREQGIELDPGRGNFFDRYGRQLTGITTWSPVLFPVKKLPAQEDLARIATSLGISESELRSKWANLEVPYIWSGSDSSHGILNHSSVVKEQSLVQLEGIEVLPHVVRYQSGQNGQQWLGYVAQRPDVIQQIRGSGKQSEHLPLTMQVGAAGLEKTFDRFLRGAGSTRAYYAVDGKRQPFPDVGTRVKGPEERFHPLQIRTTIDIVLQQKLEALTEQMNVKEGALVVLDTENGDVAAMVSRPFFDPNHIDLAGGSWSNRALKAVPPGSIFKTVIAAAALESGVTKPGEVFHCPGQYGKYGLACWKKGGHGDITLEQGYAHSCNIVFATLGERLSPGSIELAAAKLGLGHKVGWHEEKFMGGDDLWQFDHEEAGAVFHGNSLVDGGVLAQTAIGQRDVLVTPLQAANMVVTLLHQGRVTSPRLVSEVHFRDGSLLTNMLEHQAVTKAGQVSPRTAALLLSWMNEVVESGTGRSLRQADWHLAGKSGTAQVVKAGKNYNHQWFIGYGPVEKPKYAVSVLVQNKPEGSEHQATALFRRTMDLLAAYRPEQI, encoded by the coding sequence TTTTTTGCTGTATATACGCTAAGGATTGCCTGGATTCAGACTCATGCTGCGTTCGCCGCAGTGACATCTTCAGGGAAAACGATCAATGAATTGGCCGTACGTCAACGGGAACAAGGGATCGAGCTTGATCCTGGAAGAGGAAATTTCTTCGATCGATACGGCCGGCAACTGACTGGGATTACAACCTGGTCGCCAGTTCTATTTCCTGTGAAGAAACTACCTGCTCAGGAGGACCTGGCACGCATCGCCACTTCTCTAGGGATATCTGAGAGCGAGCTAAGGAGCAAATGGGCGAATCTTGAGGTGCCTTATATTTGGTCAGGTTCAGATAGCAGTCATGGGATCCTAAATCATTCATCCGTGGTCAAGGAGCAATCACTTGTTCAATTGGAAGGAATAGAGGTGCTTCCTCATGTCGTACGCTACCAATCCGGTCAGAATGGGCAGCAGTGGCTCGGTTATGTGGCCCAGCGGCCGGATGTGATCCAGCAGATTCGTGGTAGCGGGAAGCAGAGTGAACACCTGCCTTTAACAATGCAAGTAGGGGCGGCGGGGTTAGAGAAGACATTCGACAGATTCCTGCGCGGCGCTGGAAGTACAAGGGCTTATTATGCGGTAGATGGGAAGCGACAGCCATTCCCGGATGTAGGTACCCGGGTCAAGGGCCCAGAGGAACGCTTCCATCCGTTGCAGATCAGAACGACGATTGATATCGTCCTGCAGCAGAAATTAGAAGCGCTTACGGAACAGATGAATGTGAAGGAGGGCGCTTTAGTCGTTCTTGATACGGAGAACGGCGATGTAGCAGCTATGGTCTCAAGACCGTTCTTCGATCCCAATCATATTGATTTGGCCGGAGGCAGCTGGAGCAACCGCGCTCTGAAGGCTGTTCCGCCCGGTTCCATTTTCAAGACGGTCATCGCTGCGGCTGCGTTGGAGAGTGGGGTAACTAAGCCAGGTGAAGTGTTCCATTGCCCGGGGCAATATGGAAAGTACGGATTAGCCTGTTGGAAGAAAGGCGGACATGGCGATATTACGTTGGAACAGGGCTACGCCCATTCTTGCAATATCGTGTTTGCCACATTGGGAGAACGCTTGTCGCCTGGCAGCATTGAGCTTGCTGCGGCCAAGCTCGGCCTTGGTCACAAGGTTGGCTGGCATGAGGAGAAATTTATGGGCGGTGATGATCTTTGGCAATTCGACCATGAGGAAGCAGGGGCAGTTTTTCACGGTAACTCCCTGGTTGATGGTGGGGTTCTGGCCCAGACGGCTATCGGGCAGCGCGATGTTCTGGTTACTCCACTGCAGGCAGCAAATATGGTCGTGACACTGCTCCATCAAGGGCGGGTTACATCACCACGTTTGGTCAGCGAGGTCCACTTCCGGGATGGTTCTTTGCTCACGAATATGCTAGAGCACCAAGCGGTTACAAAGGCTGGTCAAGTATCGCCTCGCACGGCTGCTCTGCTACTATCCTGGATGAATGAAGTTGTCGAATCGGGAACGGGGAGATCGCTTAGACAAGCCGATTGGCATTTGGCTGGCAAGTCCGGTACAGCACAGGTTGTAAAAGCAGGTAAAAACTACAATCACCAATGGTTCATTGGATATGGTCCCGTGGAGAAGCCTAAATATGCGGTAAGCGTACTTGTGCAGAACAAGCCGGAAGGATCGGAGCATCAAGCGACTGCTTTGTTCAGACGTACGATGGATCTTCTTGCCGCCTACAGGCCGGAGCAGATCTGA